A genomic segment from Amycolatopsis camponoti encodes:
- the modA gene encoding molybdate ABC transporter substrate-binding protein, which produces MSQLALAVAAVALFAGACSSSDQPSTQTGGASASAPAPKGSGDAGSGTLTVFAAASLTESFTELGKQFEAKHPGVTVKFSFAGSSGLVQQLTNGAKADVFASADQANMDKAVQGGVIDGQPTVFATNKLAIAVAPGNPKGIKSFADLNKAGLTVITCAPQVPCGSATKKVETATGVTLKPKSEEQDVKQVLNKVASGDADAGLVYVTDATSAAGKVDKVDFPEASGAINTYPIAVVKGGQGALAKEFDDFVLGADGKAELSKVGFGPAQ; this is translated from the coding sequence ATGTCACAGCTCGCTCTCGCCGTCGCGGCCGTCGCCCTGTTCGCGGGCGCCTGCAGCAGCTCGGACCAGCCCAGCACGCAGACCGGCGGCGCGTCGGCCAGCGCTCCCGCGCCGAAGGGCAGCGGCGACGCCGGCTCCGGCACGCTCACCGTGTTCGCCGCCGCGTCCCTCACCGAGTCGTTCACCGAACTCGGCAAGCAGTTCGAGGCCAAGCACCCCGGCGTCACCGTGAAGTTCAGCTTTGCGGGCTCGTCCGGCCTGGTCCAGCAGCTGACCAACGGCGCGAAGGCCGACGTCTTCGCCTCGGCCGACCAGGCCAACATGGACAAAGCCGTCCAGGGTGGCGTGATCGACGGCCAGCCGACGGTCTTCGCCACCAACAAGCTCGCCATCGCGGTCGCGCCCGGCAACCCCAAGGGCATCAAGTCCTTCGCGGACCTGAACAAGGCCGGCCTGACCGTGATCACCTGCGCCCCGCAGGTGCCGTGCGGCTCGGCCACCAAGAAGGTGGAGACCGCGACCGGCGTCACGCTCAAGCCGAAGAGCGAGGAGCAGGACGTCAAGCAGGTCCTGAACAAGGTCGCCTCGGGTGACGCCGACGCGGGCCTGGTCTACGTCACCGACGCCACCTCGGCCGCGGGCAAGGTCGACAAGGTCGACTTCCCCGAGGCGAGCGGCGCGATCAACACCTACCCGATCGCCGTGGTCAAGGGCGGTCAGGGCGCGCTGGCCAAGGAGTTCGACGACTTCGTCCTCGGCGCCGACGGCAAAGCCGAGCTGAGCAAGGTCGGGTTCGGCCCTGCGCAGTAA
- the moaC gene encoding cyclic pyranopterin monophosphate synthase MoaC, with the protein MSELSHVDETGAARMVDVSGKTATARTALAAGTVRTTAEVLRLLATDGLPKGDALATARIAGIMGAKRVPELIPLCHQIALSGVKVEFTLGDAEVGIRATAKTTDVTGVEMEALTAVAVAGLTLHDMIKAVDPAATLDDVRLLRKDGGKTGTWERP; encoded by the coding sequence GTGAGTGAACTCAGCCACGTCGACGAGACCGGCGCCGCCCGGATGGTCGACGTCTCCGGCAAGACCGCCACCGCGCGCACCGCGCTCGCGGCCGGCACCGTGCGGACCACCGCCGAGGTGCTCCGGCTGCTGGCCACCGACGGCCTCCCCAAGGGCGACGCCCTCGCCACCGCCCGCATCGCCGGGATCATGGGCGCCAAGCGGGTGCCCGAGCTGATCCCGCTGTGCCACCAGATCGCGCTGTCCGGGGTCAAGGTCGAGTTCACCCTCGGCGACGCCGAGGTCGGGATCCGCGCGACGGCGAAGACCACCGACGTCACCGGCGTCGAGATGGAGGCGCTGACCGCCGTGGCCGTCGCCGGGCTCACGCTGCACGACATGATCAAGGCCGTCGACCCGGCCGCGACGCTGGACGACGTCCGCCTGCTCCGCAAGGACGGCGGCAAGACCGGGACCTGGGAGCGGCCGTGA
- a CDS encoding HAD-IIA family hydrolase, which yields MNERRWTYLSDMDGVLVKEEHLVPGADEFLAELKANGIDFLVLTNNSIYTPRDLRARLERTGLDIPEESIWTSALATAKFLSSQRPNGSAYVIGEAGLTTALHEVGYVLTERDPDYVVLGETRTYSFSAITRAIRLIEGGAKFIATNPDATGPSVEGSMPATGSVAALIEKATGRSPYYVGKPNPLMMRSALRRLGAHSESTLMIGDRMDTDVHSGIEAGLQTILVLTGISTRESAERYPYRPTLVLDSIADLIGRTGDPFGQG from the coding sequence ATGAACGAACGCCGGTGGACGTATCTCTCCGACATGGACGGCGTCCTGGTCAAGGAGGAGCACCTCGTCCCCGGGGCCGACGAGTTCCTCGCCGAGCTGAAGGCGAACGGCATCGACTTCCTGGTGCTGACGAACAACTCGATCTACACCCCGCGTGACCTGCGGGCCCGGCTGGAACGCACCGGGCTCGACATCCCGGAGGAGTCGATCTGGACGTCGGCGCTCGCGACCGCGAAGTTCCTCTCGTCGCAGCGTCCGAACGGCTCGGCGTACGTCATCGGCGAAGCGGGCCTCACGACGGCGCTGCACGAGGTCGGTTACGTGCTCACCGAGCGCGACCCGGACTACGTCGTGCTGGGCGAGACCCGCACGTACAGCTTCAGCGCGATCACGCGCGCGATCCGGCTGATCGAGGGCGGCGCGAAGTTCATCGCGACCAACCCGGACGCGACCGGCCCGAGCGTCGAGGGCTCGATGCCCGCCACCGGGTCCGTCGCGGCGCTGATCGAGAAGGCCACCGGGCGCTCGCCGTACTACGTCGGCAAGCCGAACCCGCTGATGATGCGCTCGGCGTTGCGCCGGTTGGGCGCGCACTCGGAGTCGACGTTGATGATCGGCGACCGGATGGACACCGACGTGCACTCGGGCATCGAGGCCGGGCTGCAGACCATCCTGGTGCTCACCGGCATCTCCACCCGGGAGTCGGCCGAACGCTATCCGTACCGGCCCACGCTGGTCCTCGACTCGATCGCCGACCTGATCGGGCGAACCGGCGACCCGTTCGGCCAAGGCTGA
- the moaA gene encoding GTP 3',8-cyclase MoaA: protein MPRPENPQLIDTFGRVATDLRVSLTDRCNLRCTYCMPAEGLDWMPGEQVLTDDELVRLMRIAVEQLGVTDIRLTGGEPLLRPGLEDIIARVTALTPRPRLSMTTNGIGLAKRAAGLAAAGLNRINVSLDTVDPETFVKITRRDRLSHVVAGLAAARDAGMTPVKVNAVLIRGLNENEAVPLLKFCLAEGYHLRFIEQMPLDAQHGWNRGEMITAAGILEMLEAEFTLTPFPVARGGAPAERWLVDGGPGDVGVIASVTRPFCAACERTRLTADGAVRSCLFSNDETDLRSLARAGARDEEIADAWRATMWGKLAGHEINEAGFAQPIRPMSAIGG, encoded by the coding sequence GTGCCCAGGCCCGAGAACCCGCAACTCATCGACACCTTCGGCCGGGTGGCCACCGATCTCCGGGTTTCCCTGACGGATCGGTGCAACCTGCGCTGCACCTACTGCATGCCCGCGGAGGGCCTCGACTGGATGCCGGGCGAGCAGGTGCTGACCGACGACGAACTGGTCCGGCTCATGCGGATCGCCGTCGAGCAGCTCGGCGTCACCGACATCCGGCTCACCGGCGGCGAACCGCTGCTGCGGCCCGGGCTCGAGGACATCATCGCGCGGGTCACGGCCTTGACGCCGCGCCCCCGGCTGTCCATGACCACCAACGGGATCGGGCTCGCGAAGCGCGCGGCCGGCCTCGCGGCGGCCGGGCTGAACCGGATCAACGTCTCGCTCGACACCGTCGACCCCGAGACGTTCGTGAAGATCACCCGCCGCGACCGGCTCTCCCACGTGGTCGCGGGCCTCGCGGCCGCGCGGGACGCGGGGATGACGCCGGTGAAGGTCAACGCCGTGCTGATCCGCGGGCTCAACGAGAACGAAGCCGTGCCGCTGCTGAAGTTCTGCCTCGCCGAGGGCTACCACCTGCGGTTCATCGAGCAGATGCCGCTGGACGCCCAGCACGGCTGGAACCGCGGCGAGATGATCACCGCGGCCGGGATCCTCGAGATGCTGGAGGCGGAGTTCACGCTCACGCCGTTCCCGGTCGCCCGGGGCGGCGCGCCGGCCGAGCGCTGGCTGGTCGACGGCGGGCCCGGTGACGTGGGCGTGATCGCGTCGGTGACCCGGCCGTTCTGCGCGGCGTGCGAGCGGACGCGGCTCACCGCGGACGGCGCGGTGCGCTCCTGCCTCTTCAGCAACGACGAGACGGATCTTCGCTCCCTCGCGCGCGCGGGCGCGCGCGATGAAGAGATTGCCGATGCCTGGCGCGCGACGATGTGGGGCAAGCTCGCGGGACACGAGATCAACGAAGCCGGGTTCGCGCAGCCGATCCGGCCGATGAGCGCGATCGGCGGCTGA
- a CDS encoding multicopper oxidase domain-containing protein, whose protein sequence is MTEIIERPAKAEAVTGPNWGLTKFLDALPVPPVLRPRSREMITIPMVTKKQRLHSQLPESTLWTYAGHFPGPTIEVRSGKQLRISWSNEIDGEFPLVAVQGPVTDAPTSRPGRELDRPGYSIVEGVADLPAWTVVHLHGARTNAGNDGWAHNAGLKGTSQPAEYQNRQQAMPLWYHDHAMAITRFNVHTGLAGMYLIRDDEEDALELPHGDREIPLIITDRNLDTDPATGALTGQLLFKFPYVPNGPMIPFSGPFSLVNGVIWPHLDVDAKWYRFRLLNAANSRFFTLNLVDENDNPVNDAVRLIGTDGGLLPAPAQLPANGLTVAPAERFDVLIDFSRFKGQKLRLRNADPRLGGIEPDLMEFRVDGRAKHDSFTLPEKVSTSYTRLVHGSTLPEDHDHVWVALLLNAEGHPEMWDLEQVDADPGGAGIIQVQDPAGGLKTFRMIGRLFDDTTGIFIDHDRWAVWNLVHVANGGPAHPVHIHLTEFQALFRRKFTTTFDQATQRTTAPIGGFTDVPLEKYEEGWKDTIIVNPGQWVSVAGRFGGGTGEFMYHCHILDHEDEGMMRPFVVHPPEVAKFHVHPGGGHHHDG, encoded by the coding sequence ATGACCGAAATCATCGAGCGTCCGGCCAAGGCCGAAGCCGTCACCGGGCCGAACTGGGGACTCACCAAGTTCCTCGACGCGCTACCGGTTCCACCGGTGCTCCGGCCCCGCAGCCGGGAGATGATCACCATTCCGATGGTGACCAAGAAGCAGCGGCTGCACTCGCAATTGCCCGAAAGTACCTTGTGGACCTATGCGGGTCATTTCCCGGGTCCGACGATCGAAGTGCGCAGCGGTAAGCAGCTGCGGATTTCGTGGTCGAACGAAATCGACGGCGAGTTTCCGTTGGTCGCCGTTCAGGGCCCGGTGACGGACGCGCCGACCAGCCGCCCGGGCCGCGAGCTGGACCGGCCCGGCTACTCGATCGTCGAGGGCGTCGCCGACCTGCCGGCGTGGACCGTCGTGCACCTCCACGGCGCGCGCACGAACGCGGGCAACGACGGCTGGGCGCACAACGCGGGCCTCAAGGGCACGTCCCAGCCGGCCGAGTACCAGAACCGCCAGCAGGCGATGCCCCTCTGGTACCACGACCACGCCATGGCGATCACGCGTTTCAACGTCCACACCGGCCTGGCCGGGATGTACCTGATCCGCGACGACGAGGAAGACGCGCTCGAGCTACCCCACGGCGACCGCGAGATCCCGCTGATCATCACCGACCGCAACCTCGACACCGACCCGGCGACCGGCGCGCTCACCGGGCAGCTGCTGTTCAAGTTCCCGTACGTCCCGAACGGCCCGATGATCCCGTTCTCCGGACCGTTCAGCCTGGTCAACGGCGTGATCTGGCCGCACCTGGACGTCGACGCGAAGTGGTACCGCTTCCGGCTGCTCAACGCGGCCAACTCGCGGTTCTTCACGCTCAACCTCGTCGACGAGAACGACAACCCGGTGAACGACGCCGTCCGCCTGATCGGCACCGACGGCGGCCTGCTGCCCGCTCCCGCGCAGCTGCCCGCCAACGGCCTGACCGTCGCCCCTGCCGAGCGCTTCGACGTGCTGATCGACTTCAGCCGCTTCAAGGGGCAGAAGCTCAGGCTGCGCAACGCCGACCCGCGGCTGGGCGGGATCGAGCCGGACCTCATGGAGTTCCGGGTCGACGGCCGCGCGAAGCACGACTCCTTCACGCTGCCGGAGAAGGTCTCGACGTCCTACACGCGGCTGGTGCACGGCTCGACGCTGCCGGAGGACCACGACCACGTCTGGGTCGCGCTGCTGCTCAACGCGGAGGGCCACCCGGAGATGTGGGACCTCGAGCAGGTCGACGCGGACCCGGGCGGCGCGGGGATCATCCAGGTCCAGGACCCGGCCGGCGGGCTGAAGACGTTCCGGATGATCGGACGGCTCTTCGACGACACGACCGGCATCTTCATCGACCACGACCGGTGGGCGGTGTGGAACCTCGTGCACGTCGCCAACGGCGGCCCGGCGCACCCGGTCCACATCCACCTGACGGAGTTCCAGGCCCTGTTCCGGCGGAAGTTCACCACGACGTTCGACCAGGCGACCCAGCGGACGACGGCGCCGATCGGCGGCTTCACCGACGTCCCGCTGGAGAAGTACGAAGAGGGCTGGAAGGACACGATCATCGTGAACCCGGGCCAGTGGGTGAGCGTGGCCGGGCGGTTCGGCGGCGGCACCGGCGAGTTCATGTACCACTGCCACATCCTCGACCACGAGGACGAAGGCATGATGCGGCCGTTCGTCGTCCACCCGCCCGAGGTGGCGAAGTTCCACGTCCACCCGGGCGGCGGCCACCACCACGACGGCTGA
- a CDS encoding metallophosphoesterase: MSKSTYVVGDVHGHRDELAEALRAEGLVDDEDNWSGEEDQLWFLGDFVDRGPDGVGAIDLVMRLEEQAAEAGGQVQTLLGNHEILALGMYHFGDEPVPSDFGPRSFARSWEINGGLLSDQDRLTPEHIEWLAARPLAAVAADHLLLHSDTLEYLDWGSTVEEINAAATEILTGSDIEAWWDVWRRMTTRYAFRGPDGEENAQKLMDALGGSRIVHGHSVIADQLGIHPTQIEGPFLYAGGKALGVDGGLFVGGPCLVVELPYEPES; the protein is encoded by the coding sequence ATGAGCAAGTCCACCTACGTTGTGGGCGACGTGCACGGCCACCGTGACGAACTGGCCGAGGCACTACGCGCCGAAGGCCTGGTCGACGACGAAGACAACTGGTCGGGGGAAGAGGACCAGCTGTGGTTCCTCGGCGACTTCGTCGACCGGGGCCCGGACGGCGTCGGCGCGATCGACCTGGTCATGCGGCTGGAGGAGCAGGCCGCCGAGGCCGGCGGCCAGGTCCAGACGCTGCTGGGCAACCACGAGATCCTGGCACTGGGGATGTACCACTTCGGCGACGAACCGGTGCCGTCCGACTTCGGGCCGCGCAGCTTCGCCCGCAGCTGGGAGATCAACGGCGGCCTCCTGTCGGACCAGGACCGGCTGACGCCCGAGCACATCGAGTGGCTGGCGGCCCGCCCGCTGGCGGCGGTGGCGGCCGATCACCTGCTGTTGCACTCCGACACGCTGGAGTACCTGGACTGGGGGTCCACGGTCGAGGAGATCAACGCGGCGGCGACGGAGATCCTGACGGGCTCCGACATCGAGGCGTGGTGGGACGTGTGGCGCCGCATGACGACGCGCTACGCGTTCCGCGGCCCGGACGGCGAGGAGAACGCCCAGAAGCTGATGGACGCGCTGGGCGGGTCCCGGATCGTGCACGGGCACAGCGTCATCGCGGACCAGCTCGGGATCCACCCCACGCAGATCGAGGGGCCGTTCCTGTACGCGGGCGGGAAGGCCCTCGGCGTCGACGGCGGCCTGTTCGTCGGCGGGCCGTGCCTGGTGGTGGAGCTGCCGTACGAGCCGGAGTCCTAG
- a CDS encoding TOBE domain-containing protein, whose amino-acid sequence MPQFRLSEAARLLGVSDDTVRRWVRAGQLTATDDAAGRKVVDGAQLAGFARAQASGPEDPSTVGRSARNRFVGLVTEVIADKVMAQVELQCGAHRVVSLMSTEAVRELGLRPGVLAVAVVKATTVVVETPEGSR is encoded by the coding sequence ATGCCGCAATTTCGGTTGTCCGAGGCCGCGCGTCTGCTCGGCGTCAGTGACGACACCGTCCGGAGGTGGGTGCGCGCGGGGCAGCTGACCGCGACCGACGACGCCGCCGGGCGCAAGGTCGTCGACGGCGCCCAGCTGGCGGGCTTCGCCCGCGCCCAGGCCTCCGGCCCCGAAGACCCCTCCACCGTCGGCCGCTCCGCCCGCAACCGGTTCGTCGGGCTGGTCACCGAGGTCATCGCCGACAAGGTGATGGCCCAGGTGGAACTGCAGTGCGGGGCGCACCGGGTGGTGTCCCTGATGAGTACCGAAGCCGTCCGCGAGCTGGGCCTACGGCCCGGGGTGCTCGCGGTCGCCGTGGTCAAAGCGACCACCGTCGTGGTGGAAACACCGGAAGGAAGTCGATGA
- a CDS encoding ABC transporter permease encodes MGIPATLALALVVLPVVGLLVRSDLTRLPSLIATPSSWHALRLSLITAALSTSACVVLGVPLAVVLARARFRGVRLLRSIVLLPLVLPPVVGGLALLYLLGRKGFLGALITTLTGESVPFTTTAVVIAQTFVAMPFLVVSLEGALRGSGDRYEQVAATLGARPWTVFRRVTLPLLLPALGSGVVLSFARALGEFGATITFAGSLEDVTRTLPLEVYTQAEVDIDSAVALSLLLIVVAVVVIAVARPRSWEGGLR; translated from the coding sequence CTGGGCATCCCGGCCACCCTCGCGCTGGCGCTGGTCGTGCTGCCGGTCGTCGGGCTGCTGGTCCGCTCGGACCTGACGCGGCTGCCGTCGCTGATCGCCACGCCGTCGTCTTGGCACGCGCTGCGGCTGTCGCTCATCACGGCCGCTTTGTCTACTTCGGCCTGCGTGGTGCTCGGCGTCCCGCTGGCCGTCGTCCTCGCCCGGGCCCGGTTCCGCGGGGTCCGGCTGCTGCGCTCGATCGTGCTGCTGCCGCTGGTGCTGCCGCCGGTCGTCGGCGGCCTCGCGCTGCTCTACCTGCTCGGCCGCAAGGGCTTCCTCGGCGCCTTGATCACCACGCTGACCGGGGAGTCCGTCCCGTTCACCACGACCGCGGTGGTCATCGCGCAGACGTTCGTCGCGATGCCGTTCCTCGTGGTCAGCCTCGAAGGCGCGCTGCGCGGGTCCGGTGACCGCTACGAGCAGGTCGCCGCGACGCTCGGCGCGCGCCCGTGGACCGTCTTCCGGCGCGTGACGCTGCCGCTGCTGCTGCCCGCGCTCGGCTCCGGCGTCGTCCTCAGCTTCGCTCGCGCGCTCGGCGAGTTCGGCGCGACGATCACCTTCGCCGGCAGCCTCGAAGACGTCACGCGCACGCTGCCGCTCGAGGTCTACACGCAGGCCGAAGTGGACATCGACAGCGCCGTCGCACTCTCCTTGCTGCTCATCGTCGTGGCCGTCGTCGTCATCGCGGTCGCCCGCCCGCGGTCGTGGGAAGGTGGCCTGCGGTGA
- a CDS encoding MoaD/ThiS family protein encodes MSTLTIVVRYFASARAAAGEEEEKVQLPAGASVGDAVAELRRLHPDGLPRVLDAASYLLDGIAVRDLTRPLRDAAELDVLPPFAGG; translated from the coding sequence ATGTCGACTTTGACCATCGTGGTGCGGTACTTCGCCTCGGCGCGGGCCGCGGCGGGCGAAGAAGAGGAGAAGGTGCAGCTGCCGGCCGGCGCGTCGGTCGGCGACGCCGTGGCCGAGCTGCGCCGGCTCCACCCGGACGGCCTCCCGCGAGTCCTGGACGCCGCCAGCTACCTGCTCGACGGCATCGCGGTGCGCGATCTCACCCGCCCCCTGCGGGACGCCGCGGAGCTGGACGTCCTCCCGCCCTTCGCCGGCGGCTGA
- a CDS encoding sulfate/molybdate ABC transporter ATP-binding protein, with amino-acid sequence MSLAARIEAVRGSFSLDVGFDVPAGSVLALLGPNGSGKSTVLGCLSGLITPTSAEITVAGRALAGVAPHRRGIGLLSQDALLFPHLSAADNVAFSPRSTGAGRRAARERAFYWLAEVDAVALADRRPGQLSGGQAQRVAIARALAAEPDLLLLDEPFAALDVDAAPAIRGLLRRVLKTGPTTVLVTHDPLDALALADHVAVMNGGRIVERGPTREVLSAPRTAFTARIAGLNLVAGTAVDDGLRTTTGAIVSGIPAADVVPGEPAVAVFPPNAVAVYPHDGDHRGSPRNTADAVVAALEPHGPVIRVRTEGDGWAHGLTADLTPAAVAELALEPGSAVTLSVKAATVVVHPAAAS; translated from the coding sequence GTGAGCCTGGCCGCCCGGATCGAAGCCGTCCGCGGCTCGTTCTCGCTGGACGTCGGCTTCGACGTCCCCGCCGGCTCGGTGCTGGCGCTGCTCGGCCCGAACGGTTCCGGCAAGTCGACGGTGCTGGGCTGCCTCTCCGGGCTGATCACGCCGACGTCGGCGGAGATCACCGTGGCCGGGCGCGCCCTCGCCGGCGTGGCACCGCACCGCCGGGGGATCGGCCTGCTCTCCCAGGACGCCCTGCTCTTCCCGCACCTGTCCGCGGCCGACAACGTCGCGTTCTCGCCGCGTTCGACCGGCGCCGGTCGCCGTGCCGCGCGGGAGCGCGCCTTCTACTGGCTGGCCGAAGTGGACGCCGTCGCGCTCGCCGACCGCCGGCCCGGCCAGCTGTCCGGCGGCCAGGCCCAGCGCGTCGCGATCGCCAGGGCGCTCGCCGCCGAGCCGGACCTGCTGCTGCTCGACGAGCCGTTCGCCGCCCTCGACGTCGACGCCGCACCGGCGATCCGCGGCTTGCTGCGGCGCGTCCTCAAGACCGGGCCGACGACCGTGCTCGTCACGCACGACCCACTGGACGCGCTGGCGCTCGCCGACCACGTCGCGGTGATGAACGGCGGCCGGATCGTCGAACGCGGGCCGACCCGCGAAGTGCTTTCGGCACCGCGGACGGCGTTCACCGCGCGGATCGCCGGCCTCAACCTGGTCGCGGGCACGGCGGTCGACGACGGCCTGCGGACGACGACCGGCGCGATCGTGAGCGGGATCCCGGCGGCCGACGTGGTGCCGGGGGAGCCGGCGGTGGCGGTGTTCCCACCGAACGCCGTCGCGGTCTACCCGCACGACGGTGACCACCGCGGCAGCCCGCGCAACACGGCCGACGCCGTCGTCGCGGCCCTGGAGCCGCACGGGCCGGTGATCCGCGTCCGCACCGAGGGGGACGGCTGGGCGCACGGCCTGACCGCCGACCTCACCCCGGCCGCCGTGGCCGAGCTCGCGCTGGAGCCCGGCTCCGCGGTGACGCTGTCGGTGAAGGCCGCGACCGTGGTGGTGCACCCGGCCGCGGCCTCCTAG
- a CDS encoding transglycosylase family protein, which produces MSYRGKHRKMSAATRTVARVAIAGIAVGAPLAIAATPASATNWDAIAQCESSGNWNTNTGNGYYGGLQFSQSTWKAYGGTGSAANASRDQQIAVAERVLQGQGIGAWPVCGKKGGGSSAPKATHKSTTSTAKKSTAPKKSTAPKQAAAPAATGVASSNPAGDYTVVAGDTLSKIAKQFNVDGGFKKLQDLNAKYIPNADLILVGQKIATK; this is translated from the coding sequence ATGTCTTACCGAGGCAAGCACCGCAAGATGTCCGCTGCCACCCGCACCGTCGCTCGCGTCGCCATCGCGGGCATTGCGGTCGGCGCGCCCCTCGCTATCGCCGCGACCCCCGCGTCGGCGACCAACTGGGACGCCATCGCGCAGTGTGAGAGCAGCGGCAACTGGAACACGAACACCGGCAACGGCTACTACGGCGGCCTGCAGTTCTCGCAGAGCACGTGGAAGGCCTACGGCGGCACCGGCAGCGCGGCCAACGCTTCGCGCGACCAGCAGATCGCCGTCGCCGAGCGCGTCCTGCAGGGTCAGGGCATCGGTGCGTGGCCGGTCTGTGGCAAGAAGGGCGGCGGCTCGTCGGCCCCCAAGGCCACCCACAAGTCGACCACCAGCACCGCCAAGAAGTCGACCGCGCCGAAGAAGAGCACCGCCCCGAAGCAGGCGGCGGCTCCGGCGGCGACCGGTGTGGCCAGCTCGAACCCGGCCGGTGACTACACCGTCGTGGCGGGCGACACGCTGTCCAAGATCGCCAAGCAGTTCAACGTCGATGGCGGCTTCAAGAAGCTGCAGGACCTGAACGCGAAGTACATCCCGAACGCGGACCTGATCCTCGTCGGGCAGAAGATCGCCACCAAGTGA
- a CDS encoding MarR family winged helix-turn-helix transcriptional regulator — MTEKTYPVTEEELFRFAELGRAGSTFTVLRHARIAERMGLSGTDHKTFDLVIQSGGPLTAGRIAELTGLSTGAVTGVIDRLEKVGLVRRVRDPEDRRKVLVEVVPGAADRFAPLFQSAFDTLRETLAQFSPAERKAIERYQNVILEQLRAEVMHNSRPA; from the coding sequence GTGACGGAAAAGACTTACCCGGTCACCGAAGAGGAGCTCTTCCGCTTCGCGGAATTGGGTCGCGCGGGCAGCACGTTCACCGTCCTGCGGCACGCGCGGATCGCCGAGCGGATGGGTCTGTCCGGCACCGACCACAAGACGTTCGACCTGGTCATCCAATCGGGCGGACCGTTGACCGCGGGCCGGATCGCCGAGCTGACGGGCCTGTCCACCGGCGCCGTGACCGGCGTCATAGACCGGCTGGAGAAGGTCGGCCTGGTCCGCCGGGTCCGCGATCCCGAGGACCGGCGCAAGGTCCTCGTCGAGGTCGTGCCGGGGGCCGCCGACCGCTTCGCGCCCCTCTTCCAGTCGGCCTTCGACACCCTCCGCGAGACGCTCGCGCAGTTCTCCCCGGCCGAGCGGAAAGCGATCGAGCGTTATCAGAATGTCATCCTCGAACAGCTGCGCGCCGAAGTCATGCACAATTCCCGCCCTGCGTAG
- a CDS encoding molybdenum cofactor biosynthesis protein MoaE, whose protein sequence is MKRTARVIVASNRAAKGVYEDKTGPVIVAWLAGREYDVPAPVVVEDGDPVGVALRAALADGVAVVLTTGGTGISPTDRTPDVTRALLDHELPGVADAIRAAGLPKVPTAVLSRGVAGVAGRTLVVNLPGSSGGVKDGLGVLDGILDHAVDQLAGGDHPRPATRTPEKPVVRVARALVTEDLLSVEEHARLVEDDAAGAVVTFAGVVRDHDGGKGVRDLTYEGHPSAGQVIADVVAELAARWTGVRAVAVSHRIGHLAIGDVALACAVAAEHRGQAFSACSDLVDEVKARLPIWKHQHFADGTDEWVNSP, encoded by the coding sequence GTGAAGCGCACCGCACGCGTCATCGTGGCGTCCAACCGCGCCGCGAAGGGCGTCTACGAGGACAAGACGGGCCCGGTGATCGTCGCCTGGCTGGCCGGGCGCGAGTACGACGTGCCGGCGCCGGTCGTCGTCGAGGACGGCGACCCGGTGGGCGTCGCGCTGCGGGCCGCGCTGGCCGACGGCGTCGCCGTGGTGCTCACCACCGGCGGCACCGGCATCTCGCCGACCGACCGCACCCCGGACGTCACGCGCGCGCTCCTGGACCACGAGCTGCCGGGCGTCGCGGACGCGATCCGCGCGGCCGGGCTGCCGAAGGTGCCGACGGCGGTGCTCTCGCGCGGGGTCGCGGGCGTGGCCGGGCGGACCCTGGTCGTGAACCTCCCGGGCTCCAGCGGCGGCGTGAAGGACGGCCTGGGCGTGCTCGACGGCATCCTCGACCACGCGGTCGACCAGCTGGCCGGCGGCGACCACCCGCGTCCCGCCACCCGGACCCCCGAAAAGCCTGTGGTGCGCGTCGCGCGGGCGCTGGTGACCGAGGACCTGCTGTCGGTCGAGGAGCACGCCCGCCTGGTCGAGGACGACGCGGCGGGCGCGGTGGTGACGTTCGCCGGGGTGGTCCGCGACCACGACGGCGGCAAGGGCGTCCGCGACCTGACGTACGAGGGGCACCCGAGTGCGGGCCAGGTGATCGCGGACGTGGTCGCGGAGCTGGCCGCGCGCTGGACCGGCGTCCGGGCGGTGGCGGTGAGCCACCGCATCGGTCACCTGGCGATCGGGGACGTGGCGCTGGCGTGCGCGGTGGCGGCGGAGCACCGCGGCCAGGCGTTCTCGGCGTGCTCGGACCTGGTGGACGAGGTGAAGGCGCGGCTGCCGATCTGGAAGCACCAGCACTTCGCCGACGGCACGGACGAGTGGGTCAACTCGCCGTAA